In Sebaldella termitidis ATCC 33386, one DNA window encodes the following:
- a CDS encoding PTS fructose transporter subunit IIC encodes MKDNVKEIFHELKQSMLTGVSYMLPFVVAGGILIAVAFALGGIYVYDSKGFVADMFFWGKKAFAMMVPILSAYIAYSIADKPALLAGLFGGMLADDIGAGFFGGLIAGICAGYLVKALKKIPIPIVLRSLLPTLIIPVISVLAIGILMQYILGQPCAWLNKTMVTTLGSMSGSSLIILGIIQGCMLAFDLGGPVNKAAYAFAIAAFEAGNYAPMAANFIASMIPPFAVGIAMLIAKKRFTTAERGTTSGCIIGGFAMISEFAIPFAAGSPLLYIPCFMAGGAVGATLSHLFGLTLKAPHGGMFVIFLCNNIPLFLLSLAAGTAVSTALILLFKKAPTEDPEAA; translated from the coding sequence ATGAAAGATAATGTTAAAGAAATTTTTCATGAATTAAAACAGTCCATGCTGACAGGTGTATCATATATGCTTCCATTTGTCGTGGCCGGGGGGATTCTTATTGCAGTTGCCTTTGCATTGGGCGGAATATATGTTTATGACAGTAAGGGATTTGTAGCTGATATGTTTTTCTGGGGGAAAAAGGCATTTGCCATGATGGTTCCAATACTTTCTGCTTATATAGCTTATTCTATAGCAGACAAGCCTGCTCTTCTTGCAGGACTTTTCGGCGGTATGCTTGCCGATGATATAGGTGCAGGATTTTTCGGCGGACTTATAGCCGGTATATGTGCCGGTTATCTGGTTAAGGCTCTGAAAAAAATACCTATCCCTATTGTGTTAAGATCACTGCTTCCTACTTTGATCATACCGGTTATAAGCGTTCTTGCCATTGGTATTTTGATGCAGTATATTCTGGGACAGCCTTGTGCTTGGCTTAATAAAACTATGGTTACTACCCTTGGAAGTATGAGTGGAAGCAGCCTTATTATACTTGGTATAATTCAGGGCTGTATGCTTGCCTTCGATCTTGGAGGACCTGTTAATAAAGCTGCTTATGCTTTTGCCATAGCTGCCTTCGAGGCAGGCAATTATGCTCCGATGGCTGCTAATTTTATAGCCTCTATGATTCCGCCTTTTGCAGTAGGTATTGCAATGCTCATTGCCAAAAAACGTTTTACCACAGCTGAAAGAGGTACTACTTCCGGTTGTATTATAGGCGGCTTTGCCATGATCAGTGAATTCGCCATACCATTTGCAGCAGGAAGTCCGCTCTTATACATACCTTGCTTTATGGCTGGAGGTGCTGTAGGTGCTACTCTCTCACATCTTTTCGGTCTTACTCTGAAAGCACCGCATGGCGGCATGTTTGTTATCTTCTTATGTAATAACATTCCGTTATTCCTGCTTTCTCTTGCAGCAGGGACGGCAGTAAGCACAGCTTTAATTCTTCTGTTTAAAAAGGCACCAACCGAAGACCCGGAAGCCGCATAA